From one Sulfurovum sp. UBA12169 genomic stretch:
- a CDS encoding Nif3-like dinuclear metal center hexameric protein, with protein sequence MKLQEIYDFLNKISPFDLQEKWDNSGLIVGSAVREISQIVVALDLDESMIEQAPKEVLFIVHHPLIFAKLSQLDFARYPANLLEKLILKKQSLIAMHTNFDQTHLNRYVFEKILGFSVMEQNPFVCIAKGEWSYQTLLALLKKKLSLPALKVVGKKEIINSVALTTGAGASLMDTVEADCFLTGDIKYHDAMKALSENLMMVDIGHYESEQFFAEILAQELKNLPLLVIISHSKNPFHIESI encoded by the coding sequence ATGAAATTACAGGAAATATATGATTTTCTCAACAAAATAAGTCCTTTTGACCTTCAAGAAAAGTGGGACAATTCAGGATTGATTGTGGGGAGTGCGGTTCGTGAAATATCTCAAATCGTAGTTGCATTAGATTTGGACGAATCGATGATAGAGCAAGCACCCAAAGAAGTACTTTTTATAGTGCATCATCCTCTAATATTTGCTAAACTGTCTCAACTTGATTTTGCCAGATACCCTGCAAATCTGCTTGAAAAACTGATTCTTAAAAAACAATCGCTCATAGCAATGCATACTAATTTTGATCAAACGCATCTCAATAGATACGTTTTTGAAAAAATTTTGGGCTTCAGTGTTATGGAGCAAAATCCATTTGTTTGTATTGCAAAAGGAGAATGGAGTTACCAGACGCTTTTGGCGCTTCTCAAAAAGAAATTATCTTTACCTGCGCTTAAAGTGGTGGGTAAAAAAGAGATTATTAATTCTGTTGCACTTACGACCGGAGCGGGGGCTTCTTTGATGGATACAGTTGAGGCAGATTGTTTTCTTACCGGAGATATTAAGTATCATGATGCCATGAAAGCACTAAGCGAAAATTTGATGATGGTGGATATAGGGCATTACGAAAGCGAACAGTTTTTTGCGGAGATTTTAGCCCAAGAGTTGAAAAATTTACCTCTTTTGGTTATAATTTCGCATTCTAAAAATCCATTTCATATTGAATCAATATAA
- the glyQ gene encoding glycine--tRNA ligase subunit alpha codes for MNKDAITFSELLLKLQQFWAQQGCNIVQPYDIPAGAGTFHPATLLRSLDNKPWSTAYVAPSRRPTDGRYGENPNRLGAYYQFQVLIKPSPDNIQELYLKSLEYLGLDLTQHDIRFVEDNWESPTLGAWGLGWEVWLDGMEVTQFTYFQQVGGISCDPVAVEITYGTERLAMYLQGVESVFDIVWNQNKDQVTTYADVHKESEYEFSKYHFEVATVEKLLAHFEDASAECRLCLEKGLPLAAYDQCMMASHAFNILDARKAISQAQRQNYILKVRELAIGCAQLYKAQEEERGKRVKS; via the coding sequence ATGAACAAAGATGCAATTACCTTTAGCGAACTACTTCTCAAATTGCAACAATTTTGGGCACAACAAGGATGCAATATCGTTCAGCCTTACGACATTCCTGCCGGGGCGGGAACTTTTCATCCCGCAACACTTCTGCGCAGTTTAGATAATAAGCCTTGGAGTACAGCTTATGTCGCACCGAGCAGAAGACCCACAGATGGTCGTTATGGAGAGAATCCAAACAGATTAGGCGCCTATTATCAGTTTCAAGTTTTAATCAAACCGAGTCCGGACAATATTCAGGAGCTTTATTTAAAATCATTAGAATATCTGGGGCTTGATCTTACTCAGCATGATATTCGTTTTGTTGAAGACAACTGGGAATCTCCAACCCTTGGCGCATGGGGGCTTGGATGGGAAGTATGGCTTGATGGAATGGAAGTAACCCAGTTTACCTATTTTCAGCAAGTAGGAGGTATCTCTTGTGATCCTGTGGCCGTAGAGATCACTTACGGAACAGAACGTTTGGCGATGTATCTCCAGGGGGTTGAATCGGTCTTTGATATCGTATGGAACCAAAACAAAGATCAGGTTACTACCTATGCAGATGTACATAAAGAGAGTGAATATGAATTTTCAAAATATCATTTTGAAGTAGCAACAGTAGAAAAACTTTTAGCACATTTCGAAGATGCAAGTGCAGAGTGCAGACTCTGTCTTGAAAAGGGATTGCCGCTTGCGGCTTATGATCAATGCATGATGGCCTCACATGCATTTAATATACTTGATGCCAGAAAAGCCATCTCTCAAGCACAGCGACAAAATTATATTTTAAAAGTACGAGAGCTTGCCATCGGATGTGCCCAGCTGTATAAGGCGCAAGAAGAAGAGCGCGGTAAAAGAGTAAAAAGTTAG